In Janibacter alkaliphilus, the following proteins share a genomic window:
- the rpsK gene encoding 30S ribosomal protein S11, whose protein sequence is MPPKSRTGAKSRRKIKKNVSVGQAHIKSTFNNTIISITDPTGAVISWASAGQVGFKGSRKSTPYAAQMAAEAAARRAMEHGMKKVDVFVKGPGSGRETAIRSLTATGLEVGAIQDVTPSPHNGVRPPKRRRV, encoded by the coding sequence ATGCCTCCCAAGTCCCGTACCGGCGCCAAGTCGCGCCGCAAGATCAAGAAGAACGTGTCCGTGGGCCAGGCCCACATCAAGAGCACGTTCAACAACACGATCATCTCGATCACCGACCCCACCGGTGCGGTGATCTCGTGGGCCTCGGCCGGCCAGGTCGGCTTCAAGGGCTCGCGCAAGTCCACCCCGTACGCGGCGCAGATGGCTGCCGAGGCGGCCGCCCGCCGGGCCATGGAGCACGGCATGAAGAAGGTCGACGTCTTCGTCAAGGGCCCGGGCTCCGGTCGTGAGACCGCGATCCGCTCCCTGACCGCCACCGGCCTCGAGGTCGGCGCGATCCAGGACGTCACGCCCTCGCCGCACAACGGTGTCCGCCCGCCCAAGCGCCGGCGCGTCTGA
- a CDS encoding CPBP family intramembrane glutamic endopeptidase has product MAPAPLILLVGSAAWPTGPASRAWQALQDAAPGALLQPAIAGVRLGAEVDGVWLMAPPPGEPAEVHDATIGDALHLGIPLLGSLAGPEVGGRGEELTRAPGSRWRLEGTVDAAPVLGLEGHPFARLTGAALTATEGPHLLVTGLARAAGARAAQRPEARPATPAPPGTAAVPSSWPATPVPPGMPAPPPPMVSPGPSGWAPLPDDGTPRPYVHQMRTSGYRWWRPFLALAVGIGSYLAFSCIIGAAWLIADPDMMSIEGIEDVDLLDPRTMLFNNLTLAALIPAVLLATRVGHWRPAGRIWSVTGRLRWRWLAQAGLVTLLLWGGYLAMAWLLGGGETSSRPEHLGWLLVITLLTTPLQAAGEEVAFRGALLQGVGAWIRNPVVAIVVGTVLSTGLFAAAHGSPDPWTLIDLGGMAAATCYLTWRTGGIEAATALHVVNNLVITVGLLLLGGLESAYVTGETSGNAAASLISLVATAGMTLVLVEVAKRVGVAPARPGRPAEG; this is encoded by the coding sequence ATGGCTCCGGCACCCCTGATCCTGCTCGTCGGGTCCGCCGCCTGGCCGACCGGGCCCGCCTCCCGGGCCTGGCAGGCGCTGCAGGACGCCGCTCCCGGGGCGCTGCTGCAGCCCGCGATCGCCGGGGTCCGGCTGGGCGCGGAGGTCGACGGGGTCTGGCTGATGGCGCCGCCGCCGGGCGAGCCGGCCGAGGTGCACGACGCGACCATCGGCGACGCCCTGCACCTGGGCATCCCGTTGCTCGGCAGCCTCGCCGGCCCGGAGGTCGGTGGCCGCGGCGAGGAGCTGACCCGGGCGCCGGGCAGCCGGTGGCGGCTGGAGGGCACGGTCGACGCCGCGCCCGTGCTCGGGCTGGAGGGACACCCCTTCGCCCGGCTCACCGGGGCTGCCCTCACTGCCACCGAGGGGCCGCACCTGCTCGTCACCGGGCTGGCCCGGGCCGCCGGCGCCCGGGCGGCGCAGCGCCCCGAGGCGCGGCCCGCCACGCCCGCGCCTCCCGGGACAGCCGCCGTGCCGTCCTCCTGGCCGGCCACCCCCGTGCCGCCGGGCATGCCCGCTCCCCCGCCGCCGATGGTCTCGCCCGGGCCGAGCGGCTGGGCGCCCCTGCCCGACGACGGGACACCCCGCCCCTACGTGCACCAGATGCGCACCAGCGGCTACCGCTGGTGGCGGCCCTTCCTCGCGCTGGCCGTCGGGATCGGCAGCTACCTCGCGTTCTCCTGCATCATCGGCGCCGCCTGGCTGATCGCCGACCCGGACATGATGTCCATCGAGGGCATCGAGGACGTCGACCTGCTCGACCCCCGGACGATGCTCTTCAACAACCTCACCCTGGCCGCGCTCATCCCCGCGGTGCTGCTGGCCACCCGCGTCGGGCACTGGCGACCCGCGGGCCGGATCTGGTCGGTGACCGGACGGCTGCGCTGGCGCTGGCTGGCGCAGGCCGGGCTGGTCACGCTGCTGCTGTGGGGCGGCTACCTGGCGATGGCCTGGCTGCTCGGCGGTGGTGAGACGAGCAGCCGGCCCGAGCACCTCGGGTGGCTGCTGGTCATCACCCTCCTGACGACGCCGCTGCAGGCCGCCGGCGAGGAGGTCGCCTTCCGCGGGGCGCTGCTGCAGGGGGTGGGTGCGTGGATCCGCAACCCGGTGGTGGCCATCGTCGTCGGCACCGTGCTGTCCACCGGCCTCTTCGCGGCCGCGCACGGCTCCCCCGACCCCTGGACGCTGATCGACCTGGGCGGGATGGCCGCCGCCACCTGCTACCTCACCTGGCGCACCGGCGGGATCGAGGCGGCGACCGCCCTGCACGTGGTGAACAACCTCGTCATCACCGTGGGCCTGCTGCTGCTCGGCGGCCTGGAGAGCGCCTACGTCACCGGGGAGACCAGCGGCAACGCGGCGGCGTCGCTGATCAGCCTGGTCGCGACCGCCGGGATGACCCTCGTGCTCGTCGAGGTGGCGAAGCGGGTCGGCGTCGCCCCGGCCCGCCCGGGACGGCCCGCGGAGGGCTGA
- the rpsM gene encoding 30S ribosomal protein S13 produces the protein MARLVGVDLPREKRVEVALTYIFGVGRTTAQKALAATGIDPSTRVKDLGDDQLVALRDHLEANVQIEGDLRREVAADIRRKVEIGTYEGLRHRRGLPVRGQRTKTNARTRKGPKRTVAGKKKVGK, from the coding sequence ATGGCACGTCTTGTCGGAGTGGACCTGCCGCGCGAGAAGCGCGTCGAGGTCGCACTCACCTACATCTTCGGTGTCGGGCGGACCACCGCTCAGAAGGCCCTCGCGGCCACCGGCATCGACCCGAGCACCCGGGTCAAGGACCTCGGCGACGACCAGCTCGTCGCGCTGCGCGACCACCTCGAGGCGAACGTCCAGATCGAGGGTGACCTGCGTCGCGAGGTCGCCGCCGACATCCGCCGCAAGGTGGAGATCGGCACCTACGAGGGCCTGCGTCACCGGCGCGGCCTGCCCGTGCGTGGCCAGCGCACCAAGACCAACGCGCGCACCCGCAAGGGCCCGAAGCGCACCGTCGCCGGCAAGAAGAAGGTGGGTAAGTAA
- a CDS encoding BCCT family transporter, with protein MDALARRLGLRTQPTIFFVSAGLMVLILALLLLFPTQTSEVFGTGREWIVTNLGWYFIFGVTAWLVFLLFVAFGPYGQVRLGRRDDPPQYSFISWFTMLFAGGIGTILMFWGVAEPISHFSTPPQADVEPYSAEAAVDAMNFALYHLSLHTWAIFALPGLAFAYFIHRYELPVRVSSVFYPFLKEGIYGPIGRAIDITAILGTLFGVAVSIGLGTSQIGAGLNELFGWENGTTLKVLIIGVLTAVAVTSIVAGLDNGIKLLSNINIGMATALMIFVFVAGGMTLFLFREVFETLGNYLTALPSLALWNDSLADATTEEGWSWQGGWTVFYWAWTVSWAPFMGIFLARISKGRTIREFVLGVLFAPSFFTLLWFVTFGWSAMSIDGIGGGGGEISAAVADSVPLAMFEFFENFPGTTLLQGLTVVIVAIFFATSADSAALVVDMLCTGDGEAGPVMQRVFWGVSQGALAAVLIIVAGDQGLEALQQVITVVGLPMFTLMFIAGIGLMIALRKENLRFVTEVHGIPDEAEAAGSDAIERGEIGYDPAEHLDDAEGATASDGRGADTGTGTGSGSRT; from the coding sequence ATGGACGCCCTCGCACGCCGCCTCGGGCTACGCACCCAGCCGACGATCTTCTTCGTCTCGGCCGGTCTGATGGTGCTCATCCTCGCCCTGCTGCTCCTCTTCCCGACCCAGACCAGCGAGGTCTTCGGCACCGGCCGGGAGTGGATCGTCACCAACCTCGGCTGGTACTTCATCTTCGGGGTGACCGCCTGGCTGGTCTTCCTGCTCTTCGTCGCCTTCGGCCCGTACGGCCAGGTGCGGCTGGGCCGGCGGGACGACCCGCCGCAGTACAGCTTCATCTCGTGGTTCACGATGCTCTTCGCCGGTGGTATCGGCACCATCCTCATGTTCTGGGGCGTGGCCGAGCCGATCTCGCACTTCTCCACCCCGCCGCAGGCCGACGTCGAGCCGTACTCCGCCGAGGCCGCCGTGGACGCGATGAACTTCGCGCTCTACCACCTGTCGCTGCACACCTGGGCGATCTTCGCGCTGCCCGGCCTGGCCTTCGCCTACTTCATCCACCGCTACGAGCTGCCGGTGCGGGTGAGCTCGGTCTTCTACCCCTTCCTCAAGGAGGGCATCTACGGGCCGATCGGCCGGGCCATCGACATCACCGCGATCCTCGGCACGCTCTTCGGCGTGGCCGTCTCGATCGGGCTGGGCACCTCGCAGATCGGGGCCGGGCTGAACGAGCTCTTCGGCTGGGAGAACGGCACCACCCTCAAGGTGCTCATCATCGGCGTGCTCACCGCGGTGGCGGTCACCTCGATCGTCGCCGGCCTGGACAACGGCATCAAGCTGCTGAGCAACATCAACATCGGCATGGCGACGGCGCTGATGATCTTCGTCTTCGTCGCCGGCGGGATGACCCTCTTCCTCTTCCGTGAGGTCTTCGAGACGCTCGGCAACTACCTCACCGCGCTGCCCTCGCTGGCGCTGTGGAACGACTCGCTCGCCGACGCCACCACCGAGGAGGGGTGGAGCTGGCAGGGCGGCTGGACGGTCTTCTACTGGGCGTGGACGGTGAGCTGGGCGCCCTTCATGGGGATCTTCCTGGCGCGGATCTCGAAGGGGCGCACGATCCGCGAGTTCGTCCTCGGCGTCCTCTTCGCGCCCTCCTTCTTCACCCTGCTGTGGTTCGTCACCTTCGGCTGGTCGGCGATGAGCATCGACGGCATCGGCGGTGGCGGGGGCGAGATCTCGGCCGCGGTCGCCGACAGCGTGCCGCTGGCGATGTTCGAGTTCTTCGAGAACTTCCCCGGCACGACCCTGCTGCAGGGGCTGACCGTGGTCATCGTGGCGATCTTCTTCGCCACCAGCGCAGACTCCGCGGCGCTGGTCGTCGACATGCTGTGCACCGGCGACGGCGAGGCCGGCCCGGTCATGCAGCGGGTCTTCTGGGGCGTCTCCCAGGGCGCGCTTGCCGCGGTGCTCATCATCGTCGCCGGCGACCAGGGGCTGGAGGCCCTGCAGCAGGTGATCACGGTGGTCGGGCTGCCGATGTTCACGCTGATGTTCATCGCCGGGATCGGTCTGATGATCGCGCTGCGCAAGGAGAACCTGCGCTTCGTCACCGAGGTGCACGGCATCCCGGACGAGGCCGAGGCGGCCGGCAGCGACGCCATCGAGCGCGGCGAGATCGGCTACGACCCCGCCGAGCACCTCGACGACGCCGAGGGTGCCACGGCGAGCGATGGCCGAGGCGCCGACACCGGCACCGGCACCGGCTCCGGCTCGCGCACCTGA
- the scpA gene encoding methylmalonyl-CoA mutase produces the protein MTAETSSPQGTGAAGADIPTFDTVELGEPTVGEQARQTWDEAVAGVEGLADGWETPEHVVVPPVYTEEHTEGLDFLGTVPGAAPFLRGPYPTMYVNQPWTVRQYAGFSTAEESNAFYRRNLAAGQKGLSVAFDLATHRGYDSDHPRVGGDVGMAGVAIDSIYDMRTLFDGIPLDQMSVSMTMNGAVLPVLALYVVAAEEQGVSPEQLSGTIQNDILKEFMVRNTYIYPPEPSMRIISDIFAFTSERMPRFNSISISGYHMQEAGATQDLELAYTLADGVEYIRAGRDAGLDVDRFAPRLSFFWAIGMNFYMEIAKMRAARLLWARLVSENFAPQNAKSLSLRTHSQTSGWSLTAQDVYNNVVRTCIEAMASTQGHTQSLHTNALDEAIALPTDFSARIARNTQLVLQQESGTTRVIDPWGGSAYVERLTHDLAARAWEHIAEVEEAGGMAKAIEAGIPKMRIEEAAARTQARIDSGQQALIGVNTYPVTDSSADEAVEILKVDNASVRAQQIAKLERLREERDEEATQAALRALTEGAKGDANLLELAIDAGRTKATVGEISAALEEVFGRYTAQIRTISGVYRDEARDSGPVAAAQARVEEFEQAEGRRPRILVAKMGQDGHDRGQKVIATAFADLGFDVDVGPLFQTPEEVARQAVEADVHVVGVSSLAAGHLTLVPALREQLNALGRQDLMIVVGGVIPDQDFEELRAAGADDIYPPGTVIAEAAVRLVDALAERAATDA, from the coding sequence ATGACCGCCGAGACCAGCAGCCCGCAGGGCACCGGTGCGGCCGGTGCCGACATCCCCACCTTCGACACCGTCGAGCTCGGCGAGCCCACGGTCGGCGAGCAGGCCCGGCAGACCTGGGACGAGGCCGTCGCGGGGGTCGAGGGGCTGGCCGACGGCTGGGAGACCCCCGAGCACGTCGTCGTGCCGCCGGTCTACACCGAGGAGCACACCGAGGGCCTGGACTTCCTCGGCACGGTGCCCGGCGCCGCCCCCTTCCTGCGCGGTCCCTACCCGACGATGTACGTCAACCAGCCGTGGACCGTCCGGCAGTACGCCGGCTTCTCCACCGCCGAGGAGTCCAATGCCTTCTACCGGCGCAACCTCGCCGCCGGGCAGAAGGGGCTCTCGGTCGCCTTCGACCTGGCCACCCACCGCGGCTACGACAGCGACCACCCGCGGGTCGGCGGCGACGTCGGCATGGCCGGGGTGGCGATCGACTCGATCTACGACATGCGCACGCTCTTCGACGGCATCCCGCTGGACCAGATGAGCGTGTCGATGACCATGAACGGCGCGGTGCTCCCGGTGCTCGCGCTCTACGTCGTCGCTGCCGAGGAGCAGGGGGTGAGCCCGGAGCAGCTCTCGGGGACCATCCAGAACGACATCCTCAAGGAGTTCATGGTCCGCAACACCTACATCTACCCGCCCGAGCCGTCGATGCGGATCATCTCCGACATCTTCGCCTTCACCAGCGAGCGGATGCCGCGCTTCAACTCGATCTCCATCTCCGGCTACCACATGCAGGAGGCCGGGGCGACGCAGGACCTCGAGCTGGCCTACACCCTGGCCGACGGGGTGGAGTACATCCGCGCCGGGCGGGACGCCGGGCTGGACGTCGACCGGTTCGCCCCGCGGCTGAGCTTCTTCTGGGCGATCGGCATGAACTTCTACATGGAGATCGCCAAGATGCGCGCCGCCCGGCTGCTCTGGGCGCGGCTGGTCTCGGAGAACTTCGCGCCGCAGAACGCCAAGTCGCTCTCGCTGCGCACGCACAGCCAGACCTCCGGGTGGAGCCTGACCGCCCAGGACGTCTACAACAACGTCGTGCGCACCTGCATCGAGGCGATGGCCAGCACCCAGGGCCACACCCAGAGCCTGCACACCAACGCCCTCGACGAGGCGATCGCGCTGCCCACCGACTTCAGCGCGCGGATCGCCCGGAACACCCAGCTCGTGCTGCAGCAGGAGTCCGGCACCACCCGGGTCATCGACCCCTGGGGCGGCAGCGCCTACGTCGAGCGGCTCACCCACGACCTCGCCGCCCGCGCCTGGGAGCACATCGCCGAGGTCGAGGAGGCCGGCGGCATGGCCAAGGCCATCGAGGCCGGGATCCCGAAGATGCGCATCGAGGAGGCGGCCGCGCGCACCCAGGCGCGGATCGACTCCGGCCAGCAGGCGCTCATCGGGGTCAACACCTACCCGGTCACCGACAGCTCGGCGGACGAGGCGGTGGAGATCCTCAAGGTCGACAACGCCTCGGTCCGCGCCCAGCAGATCGCCAAGCTGGAGCGGCTGCGCGAGGAGCGCGACGAGGAGGCGACCCAGGCCGCGCTGCGGGCCCTGACCGAGGGCGCGAAGGGGGACGCCAACCTCCTCGAGCTGGCCATCGACGCCGGCCGCACCAAGGCGACCGTCGGCGAGATCAGCGCCGCCCTGGAAGAGGTCTTCGGCCGCTACACCGCGCAGATCCGTACCATCTCCGGTGTGTACCGGGACGAGGCCAGGGACAGCGGACCGGTGGCCGCCGCCCAGGCGCGGGTCGAGGAGTTCGAGCAGGCCGAGGGGCGCCGGCCGCGCATCCTCGTGGCGAAGATGGGCCAGGACGGCCACGATCGCGGGCAGAAGGTCATCGCCACCGCCTTCGCCGACCTCGGCTTCGACGTCGACGTGGGCCCGCTCTTCCAGACCCCGGAGGAGGTCGCCCGTCAGGCCGTCGAGGCCGACGTGCACGTCGTCGGGGTCAGCTCGCTGGCGGCGGGGCACCTCACCCTGGTGCCGGCGCTGCGCGAGCAGCTGAACGCCCTGGGCCGCCAGGACCTCATGATCGTCGTCGGCGGGGTCATCCCGGACCAGGACTTCGAGGAGCTGCGGGCCGCCGGCGCGGACGACATCTACCCGCCGGGGACGGTCATCGCCGAGGCGGCGGTGCGGCTCGTCGACGCTCTCGCGGAGCGCGCCGCGACCGATGCCTGA
- the infA gene encoding translation initiation factor IF-1, with protein sequence MAKKDGVIEVEGTIIEALPNAMFRVELTNGHKVLAHISGKMRQHYIRILPEDKVVVELSPYDLTRGRIVFRYR encoded by the coding sequence ATGGCCAAGAAGGACGGTGTCATCGAGGTCGAGGGCACGATCATCGAAGCACTCCCGAACGCGATGTTCCGGGTGGAGCTGACGAACGGTCACAAGGTCCTCGCCCACATCTCGGGCAAGATGCGGCAGCACTACATCCGCATCCTCCCCGAGGACAAGGTCGTGGTGGAGCTCAGCCCCTACGACCTGACCCGCGGCCGCATCGTCTTCCGCTACCGCTGA
- the meaB gene encoding methylmalonyl Co-A mutase-associated GTPase MeaB: MPEAVADLAAGVRSGSRAHVARAITLVESSRPDHRERAGRLLAELAGDTGGSVRVGISGIPGAGKSTFIDALGTRLIEQGHRVAVVAVDPSSSRTGGSVLGDRTRMAALTASDDAFVRPSPSGAHLGGVARATRESMLVLEAAGFDVVLVETVGVGQSEVAVAGMVDTFLLLALARGGDQLQGIKRGILEMADVIAVNKADGPHESDAWVAARELSGAMRLMNPDPEARRPPVLTCSAQTGTGLDEVWQAVLDHRSWLEQEGSLHSRRAEQQRDWMWAMVDAELRDRVRRAPSVRAELDGLVAGVRSGETSAVEAAQRILVDFAGDLHADLRQDPTGP, from the coding sequence ATGCCTGAGGCCGTCGCCGACCTCGCCGCCGGTGTCCGCTCGGGCTCGCGGGCGCACGTCGCCCGGGCGATCACGCTCGTGGAGTCCTCGCGCCCGGACCACCGGGAGCGGGCGGGTCGCCTGCTGGCCGAGCTCGCCGGGGACACCGGCGGCTCGGTGCGGGTCGGCATCTCCGGGATCCCAGGCGCCGGCAAGTCCACTTTCATCGACGCGCTCGGCACCCGGCTCATCGAGCAGGGGCACCGGGTCGCGGTCGTCGCGGTCGACCCGAGCAGCTCGCGCACCGGCGGCTCGGTCCTCGGCGACCGCACCCGGATGGCGGCGCTCACCGCCAGCGACGACGCCTTCGTCCGCCCTTCGCCCTCGGGGGCGCACCTCGGCGGGGTGGCCCGGGCGACCCGGGAGTCGATGCTCGTGCTCGAGGCGGCCGGCTTCGACGTGGTGCTCGTCGAGACGGTCGGGGTCGGTCAGTCCGAGGTGGCCGTGGCCGGGATGGTCGACACCTTCCTGCTGCTGGCGCTGGCCCGCGGCGGCGACCAGCTGCAGGGGATCAAGCGCGGCATCCTCGAGATGGCCGACGTCATCGCGGTGAACAAGGCCGACGGCCCGCACGAGTCGGACGCCTGGGTGGCCGCCCGGGAGCTCTCCGGCGCGATGCGGCTGATGAACCCCGACCCGGAGGCGCGCCGGCCGCCGGTGCTGACCTGCAGCGCGCAGACCGGCACCGGCCTCGACGAGGTCTGGCAGGCGGTGCTCGACCACCGCTCCTGGCTGGAGCAGGAGGGCTCGCTGCACTCGCGGCGGGCCGAGCAGCAGCGGGACTGGATGTGGGCGATGGTCGACGCCGAGCTGCGCGACCGGGTGCGCCGCGCCCCGTCGGTGCGCGCCGAGCTCGACGGGCTGGTCGCCGGCGTGCGCTCGGGGGAGACCAGCGCCGTCGAGGCGGCCCAGCGGATCCTCGTGGACTTCGCCGGGGACCTGCACGCGGACCTGCGCCAGGACCCCACCGGCCCCTGA
- the rpmJ gene encoding 50S ribosomal protein L36 encodes MKVQPSVKKICDNCKVIRRNGRVMVICSNPRHKQRQG; translated from the coding sequence ATGAAGGTTCAGCCGAGCGTCAAGAAGATCTGCGACAACTGCAAGGTGATCCGCCGCAACGGTCGGGTCATGGTGATCTGCAGCAACCCGCGCCACAAGCAGCGCCAGGGTTGA